The following coding sequences lie in one Coleofasciculaceae cyanobacterium genomic window:
- a CDS encoding MFS transporter has translation MNISNLEIQQSKTQTRVYKDRNLRVILSVTMVAILPIFSINPTLGTIAQALGVSSQQITLIVTAFLVPVAVGTPIFGFLGDRFGKKQILIPSLLLFALGGVLCATAQDFRSLIEWRCLQGFGAASLEAMVISALSDLYKGKRVTTAMALNASAIGVGSTIYPALGGGLADINWRLPFLLSLLAIPVAVLVLLKLKLPTQAVKLENIDFKTYVQNISDSIKHREVMGLLFLVVGLFAVQFGAFYTFTPVLAGTVMNASASAIGIVFSANSISLALVALLVGLFATKLSEVKLIKISLVIFAVSLLLIFNTTQLSLLLIPSMLIGAVEGMAYPSIQALLAKFAPEGYRAGFMSMNVSIQAFGRALGPILAAIALQLGGMPAIYYGGAAITLVILVVFHFLLIPRRTLNNR, from the coding sequence ATGAATATATCAAACTTAGAAATTCAGCAGAGCAAGACCCAGACCAGGGTATATAAAGACCGCAATCTGCGAGTTATCCTCAGCGTGACAATGGTGGCGATTCTACCAATTTTTAGTATTAATCCCACTCTAGGAACTATCGCCCAAGCTTTAGGAGTTTCTTCACAACAAATCACATTGATAGTCACGGCTTTCTTAGTACCTGTCGCCGTTGGCACGCCCATCTTTGGCTTCTTGGGCGATCGCTTTGGTAAAAAGCAAATTTTGATTCCTTCTCTACTATTATTTGCTCTGGGAGGGGTCTTATGTGCCACCGCTCAGGATTTTCGCAGTCTGATTGAGTGGCGATGCTTGCAAGGATTTGGAGCAGCGAGCTTAGAAGCGATGGTAATCTCCGCGCTTTCGGATTTATACAAAGGAAAAAGAGTCACTACCGCTATGGCTTTAAACGCTAGTGCCATCGGTGTGGGTTCTACCATTTACCCTGCCCTCGGTGGTGGTTTAGCAGATATTAACTGGCGACTGCCCTTTCTACTGTCTTTGTTAGCAATTCCTGTAGCTGTCTTGGTGTTACTTAAGCTCAAACTGCCGACCCAAGCTGTCAAGCTGGAAAATATTGACTTCAAAACCTACGTGCAAAATATTAGCGACAGCATCAAGCATCGTGAAGTAATGGGACTGTTGTTTTTGGTGGTTGGTCTATTTGCCGTTCAGTTTGGGGCGTTTTATACTTTCACTCCCGTGTTGGCGGGAACGGTTATGAACGCTTCAGCCTCGGCAATCGGCATCGTTTTTTCTGCTAATTCTATTTCTCTAGCCTTAGTTGCTCTTTTAGTTGGTTTGTTTGCCACCAAGTTATCAGAAGTCAAACTAATTAAAATTTCCTTAGTTATCTTCGCAGTTTCACTATTGCTAATTTTCAACACTACCCAGTTGAGTCTGCTTTTAATCCCCAGTATGTTAATCGGTGCAGTCGAAGGGATGGCTTATCCTTCTATTCAAGCTTTACTAGCCAAATTTGCTCCAGAAGGCTATCGAGCAGGATTTATGTCAATGAATGTCAGTATCCAAGCCTTTGGCAGAGCTTTAGGACCTATTCTGGCTGCGATCGCCTTGCAGCTTGGAGGTATGCCAGCTATTTACTACGGGGGAGCAGCAATAACGCTAGTAATATTAGTAGTATTTCATTTCCTCTTGATTCCCAGACGGACACTCAACAACAGATAA